One genomic region from Jilunia laotingensis encodes:
- a CDS encoding type I restriction enzyme HsdR N-terminal domain-containing protein, with protein MLSLNLPIFDTKIVSRNGKNVIFDVIRKRYVALTPEEWVRQHFVHFLINYKEYPSALMANEVLLNLNGTKKRCDTVLYRRDLTARMIIEYKAPHINITQAVFDQITRYNLVLRVDYLIVSNGMHHYCCKMDYNNQCYTFLDDIPDYKVL; from the coding sequence ATGTTATCGTTAAACTTACCTATCTTTGATACAAAAATAGTGTCACGAAACGGAAAAAATGTTATTTTCGATGTGATTCGTAAACGATATGTTGCCTTGACACCTGAAGAATGGGTACGGCAACATTTTGTTCATTTTCTTATTAACTATAAAGAATACCCGAGCGCGTTAATGGCTAATGAGGTATTACTCAATTTAAATGGTACAAAGAAACGTTGTGATACCGTATTATACCGAAGGGATCTAACAGCAAGGATGATTATAGAATACAAAGCACCACATATCAATATAACACAAGCTGTATTTGATCAGATAACCCGTTATAATTTGGTATTGAGAGTTGATTATTTGATAGTAAGTAATGGTATGCATCACTATTGTTGTAAGATGGATTATAATAATCAGTGTTATACATTTCTTGATGATATTCCGGATTATAAAGTATTATGA
- a CDS encoding efflux RND transporter permease subunit: protein MFSKFFINRPIFATVLALIIVVAGLVTLNILPVAQFPDITPPTVQVSAFYPGANAETVAQTVGIPIEQQVNGVDGMLYMSSTSSSSGAYSLTITFAVGTDVDMATVQVQNRVSVAQSSLPEPVIVQGVTVQKQSSNIVMFLTMSAQDSIYNGLYLTNYAKLNLVDQLTRVPGVGAVNVMGAGDYSMRIWLDPEAMRIRGISPAEVYQAIQAQNMEVSAGTVGQPIGKNNTNAFQYSLSVKGRLSSPNEFGNIILRSEEGGRMLRLKDVARIDLGSGSYNVVSQLRGKPTAAIAIYQQPGSNSLDVSKGVKAKMQELATNFPSGVEYSVTLDTTDVINESINEVLVTFLETTLLVVLVIFLFLQNWRAVIIPCLTIPVSLIGTLAVMAALGFSINTLTLFGLILAVAIVVDDAIVVVENASRLLETGQYSPREAVTKAMGEITGPIVGVVLVLLAVFIPTTLISGISGQLYKQFALTIAASTVLSGFNSLTLTPALCALFLTKSKPSKFFIYRGFNKAYDKTQGLYDRIVKWLLERPVTAFISYAVFTAIAILLFTKWPSTFVPDEDDGYFIAVVQLPPASSLERTQAVGKQINAILDTYPEVKNYIGISGFSIMGGEQSNSGTYFVVLKPWGDRKGKEHTAAAVVQRFNEMAYGIQEAQIFAMVPPAIPGLGATGGLQLQLEDTRNLGPTEMQQAIGTLLTNYRSKPALASVSSQYQANVPQYFLNIDRDKVQFMGIQLNQVFSTLGYYMGAAYVNDYVQFGRIYQVKIEASDQSQKVIDDVMKLSVPNEKGEMVPFSSFTQLEEQLGQDQINRYNMYQTAAVTCNVAPGHSSGEGIQQMQELISEQLGGEFGYEWTSVAYQETQAGSTTTIVFLMALLVAFLVLAAQYESWTSPIAAIMGLPVALLGAMIGCFIMGTPVSIYTQIGIILLIALSAKNGILIVEFARDFRAEGNSIRDAAYEAGHVRLRPILMTSFAFVLGVMPLLFATGAGAESRIALGAAVVFGMAMNTILATIYIPSFYELMQKWQERFSRKKKNTQTNETVK, encoded by the coding sequence ATGTTTTCAAAATTCTTCATCAACCGACCTATTTTTGCTACTGTTCTGGCACTTATTATTGTGGTAGCAGGTCTGGTGACACTAAATATATTGCCTGTTGCGCAATTTCCAGACATAACACCACCCACTGTACAGGTCTCTGCTTTCTACCCTGGAGCAAATGCCGAGACTGTAGCTCAAACAGTAGGTATCCCCATTGAACAACAAGTTAACGGTGTCGATGGAATGCTTTATATGTCATCCACTTCATCATCATCAGGTGCATATTCATTAACTATTACTTTTGCAGTAGGTACGGATGTGGATATGGCAACAGTACAAGTACAGAATCGGGTAAGTGTCGCTCAATCCTCGCTTCCCGAGCCTGTAATAGTACAGGGGGTCACAGTACAAAAGCAATCGTCAAATATCGTTATGTTCCTTACAATGTCTGCCCAAGATTCTATTTATAATGGACTTTATTTAACTAATTATGCTAAACTGAACTTAGTAGATCAATTAACACGAGTCCCTGGAGTTGGTGCCGTCAACGTAATGGGTGCAGGAGATTATTCCATGCGTATTTGGTTAGATCCTGAGGCAATGCGCATTCGTGGTATTTCTCCGGCAGAAGTCTATCAGGCTATTCAGGCTCAAAATATGGAAGTTAGTGCTGGAACTGTTGGTCAACCTATTGGGAAAAATAATACGAATGCATTTCAGTATAGTTTAAGTGTGAAGGGACGACTTTCTTCTCCCAATGAATTCGGGAATATCATTCTTCGAAGTGAGGAAGGAGGGAGGATGCTCCGATTAAAAGATGTAGCACGTATAGATCTCGGTTCAGGATCTTACAATGTTGTTTCCCAACTTCGTGGTAAGCCAACGGCTGCGATTGCTATTTATCAACAACCTGGTTCCAATTCATTGGATGTATCAAAAGGTGTAAAGGCCAAAATGCAAGAGCTTGCCACCAACTTTCCTTCAGGAGTTGAATATAGTGTTACATTAGATACAACAGATGTCATCAACGAATCTATCAACGAAGTATTAGTAACTTTTCTCGAAACAACTTTATTGGTAGTACTTGTCATATTTCTGTTCCTGCAAAACTGGCGTGCTGTCATTATTCCATGCCTTACCATTCCTGTATCTCTCATCGGTACACTTGCAGTAATGGCTGCTTTGGGATTCTCTATAAATACTTTGACATTATTCGGTTTAATATTAGCTGTAGCAATTGTAGTAGATGATGCCATAGTGGTAGTAGAAAATGCTTCACGGCTGTTGGAAACCGGTCAATATTCTCCACGTGAGGCTGTAACGAAAGCGATGGGAGAAATCACCGGTCCCATTGTTGGTGTGGTACTCGTACTTCTAGCTGTTTTTATTCCGACAACGCTGATCAGTGGTATTTCCGGACAATTGTATAAACAATTTGCCTTAACCATTGCTGCCTCTACAGTACTCAGTGGATTTAACTCATTAACTTTAACACCTGCACTTTGCGCTTTATTTCTAACCAAGAGTAAACCATCTAAATTTTTTATTTATAGAGGGTTTAATAAAGCATATGATAAAACGCAAGGACTATATGACCGTATAGTGAAATGGCTATTGGAACGACCGGTAACGGCTTTTATTTCATATGCTGTCTTCACTGCCATAGCAATCTTATTATTTACAAAATGGCCGTCTACTTTCGTTCCTGATGAAGACGACGGATACTTTATCGCTGTTGTACAACTGCCACCCGCATCTAGTTTGGAACGTACCCAAGCTGTTGGAAAACAGATTAATGCAATCCTTGATACTTATCCGGAAGTGAAAAACTATATCGGAATTTCCGGTTTCTCAATTATGGGTGGCGAACAGAGTAACTCAGGAACCTATTTTGTTGTTCTAAAACCATGGGGAGATAGAAAAGGCAAAGAACACACAGCTGCTGCAGTAGTTCAACGGTTCAATGAAATGGCATATGGTATACAAGAAGCTCAAATTTTTGCAATGGTGCCACCTGCTATACCTGGACTCGGAGCTACCGGAGGTTTGCAATTACAACTGGAAGATACCCGCAACCTAGGACCAACAGAAATGCAACAGGCTATTGGCACTTTACTAACTAATTATCGCTCCAAACCAGCATTAGCCTCTGTCAGTAGTCAATATCAGGCTAACGTCCCGCAATATTTTCTGAATATCGATCGAGACAAGGTACAATTTATGGGTATCCAATTGAACCAAGTTTTTTCTACATTAGGCTATTACATGGGGGCAGCCTATGTAAATGACTATGTACAATTCGGTCGGATCTATCAAGTAAAAATAGAAGCAAGTGATCAATCCCAAAAGGTAATTGACGATGTAATGAAACTCAGTGTTCCAAATGAAAAAGGAGAGATGGTGCCTTTCTCATCCTTCACTCAATTAGAAGAACAACTGGGACAGGATCAAATTAATCGTTATAATATGTACCAAACAGCCGCAGTAACATGTAATGTCGCTCCCGGACATTCTTCTGGAGAAGGTATCCAGCAAATGCAGGAATTAATTAGCGAGCAATTAGGAGGAGAGTTTGGTTATGAATGGACTTCTGTCGCTTACCAAGAAACACAGGCAGGAAGTACAACAACCATCGTTTTCCTTATGGCATTATTAGTAGCCTTCCTTGTATTAGCAGCTCAATATGAAAGTTGGACCAGCCCGATAGCTGCAATCATGGGATTACCAGTCGCTTTATTAGGTGCAATGATCGGTTGTTTCATTATGGGAACACCCGTAAGTATCTATACTCAAATCGGAATAATCTTACTTATTGCTCTTTCAGCAAAAAACGGTATTCTTATCGTAGAGTTTGCTCGAGATTTCAGAGCAGAAGGAAATTCGATCAGGGATGCAGCATATGAAGCAGGACATGTACGGTTAAGACCTATCTTAATGACATCCTTTGCCTTTGTATTAGGAGTAATGCCTTTGCTATTTGCAACCGGTGCAGGTGCAGAAAGCCGCATCGCCCTAGGAGCTGCAGTTGTATTCGGAATGGCAATGAATACCATTCTCGCCACAATTTATATTCCGAGCTTCTATGAATTAATGCAAAAGTGGCAGGAACGATTCTCACGCAAGAAAAAAAATACGCAAACTAACGAAACTGTAAAATAA
- a CDS encoding efflux RND transporter periplasmic adaptor subunit encodes MKKLMYILLVLPLLTGCGNKKEATGRTMPIPEISVAKPIIKDIVLTQDYPGYLTAEQTVDLVARVNGTLQATSFSPGSKVKKGQLLFIIEPTIYKDNVTQAEAALKTAQAQLTYARNNYTRMREALKSDAVSRIQVLQAESAVAEETAAVSNAEAALNTARTNLGYCYIRAPFDGTVSRNTVDIGSYISAAIQPVTLATLYKDNKMYTYFNVADNQWLAMLMSNNLRTGVNNEMSQLPKNVTVKLGKDGSQTYPGTLDYLSPNVDINTGTLTIRANLENPDGLLKSGLYVSITLPYGEQKQALLVNSASIGTDQLGRYLYVVNDSDIVNYRHVTVGQLIEDTLQQITSGLSPQERYVTKALMKVRDGMKIHPSSK; translated from the coding sequence ATGAAAAAACTAATGTATATCCTCCTCGTTTTGCCACTTCTTACAGGTTGTGGAAATAAAAAAGAAGCTACCGGAAGGACGATGCCTATACCTGAAATAAGCGTAGCCAAACCCATTATCAAAGATATCGTACTCACCCAAGATTATCCGGGTTATTTAACTGCAGAACAAACTGTAGATCTGGTCGCCCGTGTAAACGGTACATTGCAAGCGACTTCCTTTTCTCCAGGAAGCAAAGTAAAAAAGGGACAACTTTTGTTTATCATCGAACCGACCATCTACAAAGATAATGTAACACAAGCAGAAGCTGCGCTTAAAACAGCACAAGCCCAACTGACTTATGCACGAAATAACTATACCCGAATGCGAGAAGCTTTAAAAAGTGATGCGGTCAGCAGAATACAAGTGTTACAAGCCGAATCGGCAGTCGCAGAAGAAACTGCTGCAGTAAGTAATGCTGAAGCAGCTTTAAACACGGCTCGTACGAATTTGGGATATTGTTATATCCGGGCTCCTTTTGACGGAACCGTCAGCCGGAATACAGTCGATATCGGTAGCTATATCAGTGCTGCCATACAACCTGTTACGTTAGCTACTCTTTATAAAGATAACAAGATGTATACTTACTTCAATGTTGCAGACAATCAATGGCTTGCAATGTTAATGAGTAACAATCTCAGAACAGGAGTTAATAACGAAATGTCACAGCTTCCTAAAAATGTAACCGTAAAGTTGGGTAAAGACGGAAGCCAGACTTATCCGGGTACACTTGACTATTTATCACCTAATGTTGATATCAATACAGGAACACTTACGATCCGGGCCAACCTTGAAAATCCGGATGGATTGCTCAAAAGCGGATTATATGTCAGCATTACTCTTCCTTATGGTGAACAAAAACAGGCTCTATTAGTCAACTCCGCTTCAATCGGTACAGATCAATTAGGAAGATATCTCTATGTCGTAAATGACTCAGATATTGTAAATTACCGTCATGTTACCGTTGGACAGCTTATAGAAGATACTTTACAACAAATTACCAGTGGCTTATCCCCACAAGAACGATATGTTACAAAAGCATTGATGAAAGTAAGAGATGGAATGAAGATACATCCTTCTTCCAAATAA
- a CDS encoding efflux transporter outer membrane subunit, which yields MNIRMWSLLLFMFLYAVASAQTTNRYLDTPLPSSWEEGGEVFQQMLPVNDQWWKSFGDQTLDSLIAIAIDQNYSVLTAIDRMNMAKANLRMERSSFFPSLGINAGWTKQQTSGTISELPQSTQHYYDATLNMNWELDLFGSIRQRVKAQKETFAASKEEYTAVMVSLSAQVASAYINLRELQQELQVVEKNCASQAAVLKITEVRFNTGLVSKLDVAQAKSVYYSTKASIPQLESGINQYVNTLAVLLGMYPQEIRPSLERIGDLPDYMEPISIGLPADLLMRRPDIRSAERQVNAQAALVGASKSDWLPQVFLKGAIGFSSKDFKDMSNHKSFTYEIAPSLTWTIFSGGKLMNATKLAKAQLDESINQFNQTVLTAIQETENAMTSYSNSIKEIVALREVRNQGQETLTLSLDLYKQGLTPFQNVLDAQRSLLSYENQLVQARGNSLLQLIALYQALGGGWNN from the coding sequence ATGAATATACGTATGTGGAGCTTACTGCTCTTTATGTTTCTTTATGCTGTAGCATCAGCACAGACAACGAATCGTTATTTGGATACCCCTTTACCTTCATCGTGGGAGGAGGGGGGAGAAGTGTTTCAACAAATGCTTCCTGTAAATGATCAATGGTGGAAATCATTTGGAGATCAGACTTTAGATTCGCTAATTGCCATTGCTATAGACCAAAATTACTCCGTTCTAACCGCTATTGATCGAATGAATATGGCAAAAGCCAATTTACGAATGGAACGAAGCAGTTTCTTCCCTTCACTAGGTATAAATGCAGGATGGACTAAACAACAAACAAGCGGTACTATCAGCGAACTACCTCAATCAACACAACATTATTATGATGCTACTTTAAACATGAACTGGGAACTGGATCTTTTTGGGAGTATCCGGCAACGCGTAAAGGCGCAAAAAGAAACTTTTGCCGCCAGCAAAGAAGAGTATACTGCTGTAATGGTCTCTTTGTCAGCACAAGTTGCTTCAGCATACATCAACTTGAGAGAGCTGCAACAAGAATTACAAGTGGTAGAAAAGAATTGTGCTTCGCAAGCCGCTGTACTAAAAATCACGGAAGTAAGATTTAATACAGGCCTCGTCTCAAAACTTGATGTAGCACAAGCAAAATCTGTATATTATAGTACTAAAGCATCCATTCCGCAACTGGAATCAGGTATTAACCAATATGTCAATACATTAGCTGTATTACTGGGAATGTATCCACAAGAAATACGTCCTTCACTTGAGCGGATAGGGGATTTACCCGATTACATGGAACCAATAAGCATTGGTTTACCAGCTGACCTGCTAATGAGAAGGCCTGATATACGGAGTGCCGAACGGCAAGTTAACGCTCAGGCTGCACTAGTAGGGGCATCTAAATCAGATTGGTTGCCACAGGTCTTTCTTAAAGGAGCTATTGGATTTTCATCAAAGGATTTTAAAGACATGTCTAACCATAAAAGTTTCACATATGAAATAGCCCCTTCTTTGACTTGGACTATATTCAGTGGAGGGAAATTGATGAATGCCACTAAATTGGCCAAAGCACAATTGGATGAATCTATCAATCAATTCAATCAGACTGTTTTAACTGCTATTCAGGAAACAGAAAATGCAATGACTTCATACAGCAATTCCATAAAGGAAATCGTTGCCTTGCGTGAAGTACGTAATCAAGGACAAGAAACATTAACCTTGTCTCTGGATCTTTATAAACAAGGTCTCACTCCTTTCCAAAATGTGTTGGACGCACAACGTTCATTATTAAGTTATGAGAATCAACTTGTACAAGCGCGAGGGAATTCTTTGTTACAGTTGATTGCCCTTTATCAAGCATTAGGTGGAGGGTGGAATAATTGA
- a CDS encoding zinc ribbon domain-containing protein — protein MAKEAKKDPNELTVEQKLKTLFQLQTMLSEIDKIKTLRGELPLEVQDLEDEIAGLSTRIDKIKAEVDELKSAIAGKRVEIETAKASVEKYKSQQDNVRNNREYDFLTKEIEFQTLEIELCEKRIKEFTAEEQEKSEEVAKSNLALEERQKDLDQKKNELDEIISETKQEEEKLRDKAKDLETKIEPRLLQSFKRIRKNSRNGLGIVYVQRDACGGCFNKIPPQRQLDIRSRKKVIVCEYCGRIMIDPELAGVEIAPKLEEVPAPTTKRAIRRKSAE, from the coding sequence ATGGCTAAAGAAGCAAAAAAAGATCCAAATGAGTTGACCGTGGAGCAAAAGTTAAAAACTTTATTCCAATTACAAACCATGCTATCTGAAATTGATAAAATCAAGACTTTAAGAGGTGAACTTCCTTTGGAAGTACAGGATCTTGAAGACGAAATCGCTGGTTTAAGCACTCGTATTGATAAGATCAAAGCTGAAGTAGATGAATTAAAATCAGCTATTGCGGGTAAAAGAGTAGAGATCGAAACCGCCAAAGCTTCGGTCGAGAAATATAAGTCACAACAGGACAATGTGCGTAACAATCGCGAATATGATTTTCTTACGAAAGAAATTGAATTCCAGACACTGGAAATAGAACTCTGTGAAAAAAGAATCAAGGAATTTACTGCTGAAGAACAAGAAAAATCAGAAGAAGTAGCAAAAAGCAATCTTGCATTGGAAGAGAGGCAGAAAGATCTTGACCAGAAGAAAAACGAGTTGGATGAAATTATCTCTGAGACTAAGCAGGAAGAAGAAAAATTGAGAGATAAAGCAAAAGACCTAGAAACAAAAATAGAACCACGCCTATTGCAATCTTTCAAACGTATACGTAAGAACTCACGCAACGGTTTGGGTATCGTATATGTGCAACGTGATGCCTGTGGTGGATGCTTCAACAAGATTCCACCTCAGAGACAGTTGGATATACGCTCACGCAAAAAGGTGATAGTTTGCGAATACTGTGGACGCATTATGATAGACCCGGAATTAGCAGGAGTAGAAATTGCCCCAAAATTAGAAGAAGTTCCAGCTCCAACCACCAAAAGAGCTATTCGCAGAAAGAGCGCTGAATAA
- a CDS encoding Nif3-like dinuclear metal center hexameric protein, which yields MKIKEIVSALERFAPLPLQDGFDNAGLQIGLTDAEATGALLCLDVTEAVLDEAIVSGLNLVISHHPLIFKGYKSITGKDYIERCIFKAIKNDIVIYSAHTNLDNVSEGVNFKIAEKIGLKNVRILEPKENCLVKLVTFVPLAQAEMVRNALFSVGCGHIGNYDSCSYNIEGEGTFRAQEGANPFSGTIGELHNEKEVRIETIFPVYKRGEVIRALISAHPYEEPAFDIYPLQNSWIQVGAGIIGELEAPESELEFLKRIKKIFEVGCLKHNKLTGREIQTVALCGGAGAFLLPLAIRNRADVFITGEIKYHDYFGHESDILIAEIGHYESEQYTKEIFYSIIRGLFPNFTLQLSKVNTNPIKYL from the coding sequence ATGAAAATTAAGGAAATAGTAAGCGCCCTTGAACGATTCGCGCCTCTGCCATTGCAAGACGGATTTGATAATGCCGGCCTGCAAATCGGACTGACAGATGCGGAAGCAACAGGGGCTTTGTTGTGTCTTGACGTTACTGAAGCCGTACTGGATGAAGCGATAGTATCCGGATTGAACCTTGTTATATCGCATCACCCTCTTATCTTTAAAGGATATAAATCAATTACAGGAAAAGATTATATAGAGCGCTGTATCTTTAAAGCAATAAAAAACGATATTGTTATTTATTCGGCTCATACGAACTTAGATAATGTATCTGAAGGAGTGAACTTCAAAATAGCTGAAAAGATAGGACTTAAAAATGTCCGTATCCTCGAGCCTAAAGAAAACTGCTTGGTAAAATTGGTAACATTTGTACCACTAGCACAAGCTGAAATGGTTCGTAATGCTCTGTTCTCTGTTGGATGCGGTCATATAGGGAACTATGACTCGTGCAGTTACAACATTGAAGGAGAGGGGACATTCCGTGCCCAAGAAGGAGCAAATCCTTTTTCCGGAACCATTGGAGAACTACATAATGAAAAGGAAGTGCGAATTGAAACCATTTTTCCCGTATATAAAAGAGGAGAAGTCATACGTGCTTTGATTTCAGCTCATCCTTATGAAGAACCGGCATTTGATATTTATCCGTTACAGAATTCTTGGATACAGGTCGGTGCCGGAATAATAGGTGAGTTAGAAGCTCCTGAAAGTGAATTGGAATTTTTGAAACGCATCAAGAAAATATTCGAAGTCGGATGCTTGAAACATAATAAATTGACCGGCCGAGAAATTCAAACCGTTGCTTTATGTGGTGGAGCAGGTGCCTTCTTATTACCATTAGCTATTCGTAATAGAGCAGATGTTTTTATTACTGGAGAAATTAAATATCATGATTATTTCGGTCATGAATCTGATATTCTGATAGCAGAGATCGGACACTACGAAAGTGAACAGTATACAAAAGAAATTTTTTATTCCATAATCCGGGGTTTATTTCCTAATTTTACACTCCAATTGAGTAAAGTGAACACGAATCCCATAAAATATTTATAA
- a CDS encoding VOC family protein, protein MHIHHIALWTAQLEELKNFYIRYFNGISNEKYVNSLKGFESYLISFKSGGAQIEIMRRKDITTHQHTVPSIGLAHFSFSTGSKETVLKLTEQLRKDGFTIASEPRITGDGFFESAILDPDGNIVEITI, encoded by the coding sequence ATGCACATTCATCACATTGCCCTATGGACAGCCCAGCTGGAAGAACTGAAGAATTTCTATATCCGTTACTTCAATGGTATTAGTAATGAAAAATATGTAAATTCACTAAAAGGTTTTGAATCTTATCTTATTAGTTTCAAATCAGGAGGGGCTCAAATAGAAATTATGCGCAGAAAGGATATCACAACACATCAACACACTGTCCCAAGTATAGGATTAGCTCACTTTTCTTTTTCGACAGGAAGTAAGGAAACTGTACTTAAACTTACCGAACAACTGCGTAAAGACGGTTTTACAATCGCCAGTGAGCCACGCATTACAGGTGATGGATTTTTTGAGAGTGCCATACTAGACCCAGATGGGAATATCGTCGAAATCACTATTTAG
- a CDS encoding N-acetyltransferase, giving the protein MIRCYSSQDTDRVVRIWLEASILAHHFVPALYWIGKEEDMRNQYLPLSQIYVFEEEESKVVQGFVAMVNNYLAALFVIPEVQGRGIGRSLMEYVKALHGEITLRVYVKNEHAVLFYEKLGYDIIEEQLDIETGEREYVMKWEK; this is encoded by the coding sequence ATGATAAGATGTTATAGTTCTCAGGATACTGACAGAGTGGTGCGTATTTGGCTGGAAGCTTCAATCCTTGCTCATCATTTTGTTCCCGCTTTGTACTGGATTGGAAAAGAAGAGGATATGCGTAATCAATATCTGCCACTTAGCCAAATATATGTATTCGAGGAGGAAGAAAGTAAAGTTGTGCAAGGTTTTGTTGCAATGGTGAACAACTATCTGGCTGCACTGTTTGTGATACCGGAAGTACAAGGAAGAGGCATCGGCAGATCGTTGATGGAGTATGTCAAAGCATTACATGGAGAAATAACATTGAGGGTATACGTTAAAAATGAACATGCTGTTCTGTTTTATGAGAAATTGGGATATGATATCATTGAAGAACAGTTGGACATAGAAACCGGAGAAAGAGAATATGTAATGAAGTGGGAAAAGTAA
- the nuoE gene encoding NADH-quinone oxidoreductase subunit NuoE — MSDIKLACMVAEEVKAICDKHGNDPGELINILHEAQHLQGYLPEEMQRIIAHKLNIPVSKVYGVVTFYTFFTMTPKGKHPISVCMGTACYVRGSEKLLEEFKRVLGIEVGETTPDGKFSLDCLRCVGACGLAPVVMIGEKVYGRLQPVDIKKILDELE; from the coding sequence ATGTCAGATATAAAATTAGCATGTATGGTAGCTGAAGAAGTAAAAGCTATCTGCGATAAACATGGAAACGATCCGGGAGAACTTATCAATATTCTCCACGAAGCACAACACCTTCAAGGTTATCTGCCTGAAGAGATGCAGCGTATTATTGCCCATAAACTTAATATTCCCGTATCGAAAGTTTACGGAGTTGTAACCTTCTATACTTTTTTTACGATGACTCCCAAAGGCAAACACCCTATCTCCGTATGTATGGGAACAGCTTGTTATGTAAGAGGATCCGAAAAATTACTGGAAGAGTTTAAACGTGTACTTGGTATTGAAGTAGGAGAAACAACACCTGACGGCAAATTTTCACTAGATTGTTTACGCTGTGTAGGAGCCTGCGGACTTGCACCGGTAGTCATGATTGGAGAGAAAGTATATGGCCGGCTTCAACCGGTTGATATAAAGAAAATACTGGATGAACTTGAATAA